From Fulvivirga lutea:
AATGATTGGATTTATAGGCTTGATACTTTTGATTTTAAAAAATAAAAAATCTTTTGACGGACAAATTTTCATATCCTACCTCATACTCTATGCAATAGGTAGATCAATCATTGAAATTTTTAGAGGAGACATTAGCAGAGGCTATGTTATTGAAGGCTGGGTATCGCATTCACAGTTTATTTCATTTCTGGTTATATCAGCTTCTGTGTATTTTTATCTAAAACTTAGAAAAAGTCAAACTGGTTAATGCTTAGTTATTATAAAATACTGGGAGTAGATCAACGCGCTTCATCAGAAGAAATTAAAAAAGCGTATAAAGCATTAGCATTAAAATATCATCCAGACAAAAATGGTGGTAATAAGGAGTTTGAAGAGCTTTTCAAACTTGTAAATGCTGCCTATCAGGTTTTAATAGATACTGATAAGCGCAGAAGGCACGACCTGGATATTGCATACACAACCCGTACGCATGAGGTGTATACCACACAACATCAACCGACTGCAAGAAAAGAGAAAACAGTATACAACCGATATGGGAAGTTCGATTGGAGAAAAGCTCCTAAATACAAAACTGCTCCCGTATATAAAGTTGATAAGAACTATTATCGAAATGTCATTATCTCATTAGGTGCGATGGCATTAATGGCCGTTTTATCATTGGTTTATACAAATGTAAATGAACAATTAAAGGCTAAAGAAAAAGCGGAGCGCGAGGCACAGATAGAATTTCAAATAAAAAGAGCCGAACAACTTTTTGAAAATAAAGAATATAGATCGGCCCTGCTTTTAACAGAAGAACTCATAAAAAATAACCCAGTAGAGTATCGGTTTGCAGCTAAAAAAGATGATTTTATAGAACAACTTAATAATGTAGCTACTACTGAGTATAATCAGCAGTCCTATGCAACAGCTATTAATGATTTTAAAGTACTTACTGATTTTCAGAATCCGGTTAGAATAGCGAATTGGAAAATGATGGCCGAGTGCTATTTAAAACTAGGCAACCTTGAGAATGCGGCACATATATATGAGTACGTTTTAGAACGGGATGATGAGAACCTACAGCTCGTGCTGCAACTCGCAGAACTTTATAATAAAATCGGAAACTCAGAAAAAGAATTGGATTACTACAATGAGGCTCGGTACCTGTTTAAAAAATTTCAGGAAAGTTCTTATGGTGCGGCATTTGAGTTTATTATTGACCCAAAAGAAATGCCTGAGACCTACTACAATATGTTTAAAGCGAGAGCCCACCTGCAATTTGATAATGACAATATGGAAGAAGTTGTTAAAGA
This genomic window contains:
- a CDS encoding tetratricopeptide repeat protein, with the translated sequence MLSYYKILGVDQRASSEEIKKAYKALALKYHPDKNGGNKEFEELFKLVNAAYQVLIDTDKRRRHDLDIAYTTRTHEVYTTQHQPTARKEKTVYNRYGKFDWRKAPKYKTAPVYKVDKNYYRNVIISLGAMALMAVLSLVYTNVNEQLKAKEKAEREAQIEFQIKRAEQLFENKEYRSALLLTEELIKNNPVEYRFAAKKDDFIEQLNNVATTEYNQQSYATAINDFKVLTDFQNPVRIANWKMMAECYLKLGNLENAAHIYEYVLERDDENLQLVLQLAELYNKIGNSEKELDYYNEARYLFKKFQESSYGAAFEFIIDPKEMPETYYNMFKARAHLQFDNDNMEEVVKDCNWGIFLRPERSELYYLRAQARKKLNQNNRACNDIKRAIERGFSKNSIKIDIDCDYL